A single region of the Sorghum bicolor cultivar BTx623 chromosome 7, Sorghum_bicolor_NCBIv3, whole genome shotgun sequence genome encodes:
- the LOC110436921 gene encoding uncharacterized protein LOC110436921 — protein MDRELDMIFNLVGWGNFWDITENGSKLLTIEFLCTLQMTELGVAFFRLFKQSFTLTWRQLSNLLGFPPTAAIDLDAALEDINRHQFWQEFSRDTNFYQPRVSQIEHPTLRFLHKWIGIVFISRDDIRRVRVGDLLLIYAVVKKRQVSPVRLMVEHWLSIPSLIGEITCTSLTTRIATRLNLIEGADFEYIQNHRTYIGFEHFSHAHLLKREHIVLYMLYTNSRIRLPNLGLALYSVSSLLIDFQATPTSQLQPQRSASVRVPHQSALGWAKADPELEEPAHASYDSWGAHNYRMLRNPWEQQTTMPEGEEQWQEHPYHQPMYSYDPYGPSSSAGHSQDL, from the coding sequence ATGGATAGAGAGCTCGATATGATTTTCAACTTAGTGGGATGGGGAAATTTCTGGGATATTACTGAGAATGGGTCAAAGCTACTTACGatagaatttctttgcaccctgCAAATGACTGAGCTAGGTGTTGCCTTTTTTAGGCTCTTCAAACAATCTTTTACACTCACTTGGAGACAGCTTAGCAACCTCCTAGGTTTTCCACCCACTGCTGCCATAGACTTAGATGCTGCACTAGAAGACATTAACCGACATCAGTTTTGGCAAGAGTTTTCTAGAGACACAAATTTCTATCAACCAAGAGTTAGTCAGATCGAGCACCCTACACTTAGATTTTTACACAAATGGATAGGCATTGTTTTCATCTCTAGAGATGACATCCGCAGAGTTAGAGTCGGAGATTTACTGTTGATATATGCGGTTGTCAAGAAGAGACAAGTCTCTCCGGTGCGTCTCATGGTTGAGCATTGGTTGAGCATACCGAGTTTGATAGGAGAAATTACTTGTACATCTTTGACCACTCGTATTGCTACTAGATTAAATTTGATAGAAGGTGCAGACTTTGAGTACATTCAGAACCATAGAACTTATATTGGTTTTGAACACTTCTCTCATGCGCATTTGCTAAAAAGGGAACATATCGTGCTATACATGCTTTACACTAATAGCAGGATCCGGTTACCTAACCTGGGACTTGCCCTCTACTCTGTCAGTTCGCTTTTGATTGATTTTCAGGCTACACCAACGAGCCAATTGCAACCACAGCGATCTGCATCTGTGAGGGTACCACATCAGTCCGCACTAGGATGGGCTAAAGCTGACCCTGAACTAGAAGAGCCGGCACATGCTAGCTATGACAGCTGGGGTGCACACAACTATCGCATGTTGAGGAACCCGTGGGAACAACAAACCACCATGCCTGAAGGAGAGGAGCAGTGGCAGGAGCACCCATACCACCAGCCTATGTATTCATATGACCCTTATGGACCATCATCATCTGCAGGACATTCACAGGACTTATAG